From the genome of Pelobacter propionicus DSM 2379, one region includes:
- a CDS encoding lipoprotein-releasing ABC transporter permease subunit yields MPFELLICLRYLKAKRKSTFISIISLISTAGVSLGVMALIVVLAVMTGFEEDLKEKILGTNAHVVVIRNGLPMDEYRQVMEKLTAMPGITAATPFIYNQVMLSSGRNVSGVVLRGIDVPSDRLVTRLNASLVEGNTDNLDPKMGDGAVALPGLLIGKELARNLNLRLGDRINVVSPMGNITPLGMIPRMKPFRVVGIFNTGMFEYDSTLAYVSLTQAQTFFDLGDTVTGIQLKVKDVYHTGELAREINRVLGSDYFARDWMQMNRNILFALKTEKVVMFVILTLIVLVAAFGIASTLFMVVMEKTRDIAILKSMGATGSSIMKIFVMEGLIIGVIGTLLGVASGLLIALNLEPIIDTIQKVTGQNFFSKDIYYLDHFPSQVVPADVALISVTAVLISFIATLYPAWQASRMLPAEALRYE; encoded by the coding sequence ATGCCTTTCGAACTTCTCATCTGCCTGCGCTATCTCAAGGCAAAACGTAAATCGACCTTTATCTCCATCATCAGCCTGATCTCCACAGCCGGGGTCAGCCTGGGAGTCATGGCGCTGATCGTGGTTCTGGCGGTCATGACCGGCTTCGAGGAAGACCTGAAGGAAAAAATCCTGGGAACCAATGCCCATGTGGTGGTCATCCGCAACGGGCTCCCCATGGATGAGTACCGCCAGGTCATGGAGAAGCTGACCGCCATGCCGGGGATCACCGCCGCCACCCCCTTCATCTACAATCAGGTCATGCTCTCCTCGGGCAGGAACGTTTCCGGCGTCGTCCTGCGGGGCATCGACGTACCTTCGGACCGCCTGGTAACGCGACTGAACGCGTCGTTGGTGGAGGGGAACACCGATAACCTGGACCCGAAGATGGGCGACGGCGCCGTTGCCCTGCCGGGGCTGCTGATCGGCAAGGAGCTGGCCAGAAATCTCAACCTGCGGCTGGGGGACCGGATCAACGTCGTCTCGCCCATGGGGAACATAACCCCCCTGGGAATGATTCCCCGCATGAAGCCGTTCAGAGTGGTCGGCATCTTCAACACCGGCATGTTCGAGTACGACTCGACCCTGGCCTACGTCAGCCTGACCCAGGCACAGACGTTCTTCGACCTGGGAGACACCGTAACCGGCATCCAGCTCAAGGTGAAGGATGTCTACCACACCGGCGAACTGGCCCGCGAGATCAACCGCGTTCTGGGCAGCGACTACTTCGCCCGCGACTGGATGCAGATGAACCGCAACATCCTCTTCGCCCTCAAGACGGAGAAGGTGGTCATGTTCGTGATCCTGACCCTGATCGTGCTGGTTGCCGCTTTTGGTATTGCCTCAACCCTGTTTATGGTGGTAATGGAAAAAACCAGGGACATCGCCATCCTCAAATCCATGGGCGCCACCGGAAGCAGCATCATGAAGATATTCGTCATGGAGGGGCTGATCATCGGCGTTATCGGCACGCTGCTGGGGGTCGCCTCGGGGCTTCTGATCGCCCTCAACCTGGAGCCGATCATCGACACGATCCAGAAGGTCACCGGCCAGAACTTCTTCAGCAAGGACATCTACTACCTAGACCATTTCCCCTCCCAGGTGGTGCCCGCCGACGTGGCGCTGATCTCGGTCACGGCGGTGCTGATCTCCTTCATCGCCACGCTCTACCCCGCCTGGCAGGCGTCGCGCATGCTTCCGGCAGAGGCGCTGCGCTATGAGTAA
- a CDS encoding ABC transporter ATP-binding protein yields MSKLLEARDLRKSYGNGESRVNVLNGIDLDLEQGTTTALVGASGAGKSTLLHLLGALDHPSGGTVRFRGDDIFRKSDRELAAFRNKSIGFVFQFHHLLPEFSALENVMMPALIARVPRRDAISLASALLADVGLGHRLTHRPGELSGGEQQRVAIARALVLSPDLLLADEPTGNLDMKTSDGVHALLGDLQKKHGLTLVVVTHNERLAAAMGRTVHLTDGKLELTSI; encoded by the coding sequence ATGAGTAAGCTGCTGGAGGCGCGCGACCTGCGCAAGAGCTACGGCAACGGGGAGAGCCGGGTAAATGTGCTGAACGGCATCGACCTGGACCTGGAGCAGGGCACCACAACCGCCCTGGTGGGCGCATCCGGTGCGGGCAAGAGCACCCTGCTGCACCTGCTGGGCGCCCTGGACCACCCCTCCGGCGGCACGGTCCGCTTCCGGGGCGACGACATCTTCCGCAAGAGCGACCGTGAACTGGCGGCATTCCGCAACAAAAGCATCGGCTTCGTGTTCCAGTTCCACCACCTGTTGCCAGAGTTCAGCGCCCTGGAGAACGTAATGATGCCGGCCCTGATCGCGCGTGTTCCCAGACGGGATGCGATCTCCCTGGCCAGCGCGCTCCTGGCCGACGTGGGCCTGGGCCATCGCCTGACCCACCGTCCGGGAGAGTTGTCCGGAGGAGAGCAGCAGCGGGTAGCCATAGCCCGCGCCCTGGTCCTGTCTCCGGACCTGCTCCTGGCGGACGAACCGACCGGCAACCTGGACATGAAGACCAGTGACGGCGTCCATGCCCTTTTGGGCGATCTGCAGAAGAAACACGGACTGACGCTGGTCGTGGTCACCCACAACGAGCGCCTGGCCGCTGCCATGGGCCGCACCGTGCACCTGACGGATGGAAAACTGGAATTGACTTCAATTTAA
- a CDS encoding sensor histidine kinase yields MKRENGCPEIVIVDGGADSPGSLAELLVEHGYGVVTVGDWRQALITAGDDVPGHVVISRACLEKLEDELTGELKRENQQLREENARGREVEAALREEDEQLCTILLGYPIPQFVIDGNHRVVYWNRAMEAYSGIASCDVVGTDRQWSAFYPSARPCLADLLVDDGEDGLAAWYGDRVTRSGLLPDCYECTDFFPDQSGGGRWLHFITIKMKDVNGVTIGAIETLNDITDRKLAEQELHKAYNELDERVKARTRDLEAANRELESFAYSVSHDLRQPLRAIDGFSQALLEEYNDRLDDEGREYLGRLRAGSQRMGILIDNILRLSRLSREEMHYQTVDLSAIAAEIAEELKGADPDRQGDFVIAPGLTVHGDPALLRIALQNLLANAWKFSSQKDRARVEFGTREVEGERAFHVSDNGAGFDMTYGDKLFGVFQRLHGAKEFPGTGIGLAIVQRVIHRHGGRVWAEAEVGKGASFYFVL; encoded by the coding sequence ATGAAAAGAGAAAACGGTTGTCCGGAGATTGTGATCGTCGATGGGGGGGCGGATTCACCCGGTTCGCTGGCTGAGTTGCTGGTGGAGCATGGCTATGGGGTTGTGACCGTCGGCGACTGGCGCCAGGCGCTCATCACCGCCGGGGACGATGTGCCGGGGCATGTCGTGATCAGTCGCGCCTGCCTGGAAAAGCTGGAGGATGAACTGACCGGTGAGCTGAAGCGGGAGAATCAGCAACTGCGCGAGGAGAACGCCCGCGGCCGGGAAGTGGAGGCGGCGCTGCGCGAGGAGGACGAGCAGCTGTGCACCATCCTCCTCGGCTATCCGATTCCCCAGTTCGTCATCGACGGCAATCACCGGGTTGTCTACTGGAACCGGGCCATGGAGGCCTACAGCGGGATCGCGTCGTGCGACGTGGTGGGAACTGACAGGCAGTGGAGCGCCTTCTATCCCTCTGCGCGTCCCTGCCTGGCGGACCTCCTGGTTGATGATGGCGAGGATGGTCTGGCTGCCTGGTACGGGGATAGGGTGACCCGCTCCGGGTTGCTGCCCGACTGCTACGAGTGCACTGATTTCTTTCCCGATCAGTCCGGGGGGGGGAGGTGGCTGCACTTCATTACAATCAAGATGAAGGATGTCAACGGAGTCACCATCGGCGCCATCGAGACGCTGAACGACATCACCGACCGCAAACTGGCCGAGCAGGAGCTGCACAAGGCCTACAACGAACTGGACGAGCGGGTGAAGGCCCGCACCCGTGACCTGGAGGCGGCAAACCGGGAGCTGGAATCATTCGCCTATTCGGTTTCCCATGATTTGCGCCAGCCGCTGCGGGCAATCGACGGTTTCAGCCAGGCGCTGCTGGAGGAGTATAACGACAGGCTGGACGACGAGGGGAGGGAGTATCTTGGCCGGCTCCGCGCCGGCAGCCAGCGCATGGGCATTCTCATCGACAACATCCTCAGGCTATCCCGGCTTTCGCGTGAGGAAATGCACTACCAGACCGTGGACTTAAGCGCTATTGCCGCCGAGATCGCGGAGGAACTGAAGGGGGCTGACCCGGACCGCCAGGGCGACTTTGTCATCGCCCCCGGATTGACGGTCCATGGCGATCCGGCACTGCTCAGGATCGCCCTGCAGAACCTGCTGGCCAATGCCTGGAAGTTCTCCTCCCAGAAGGACCGGGCGCGGGTAGAGTTCGGTACACGGGAGGTGGAAGGAGAACGGGCTTTCCACGTCAGCGACAACGGAGCTGGTTTCGATATGACGTACGGCGACAAGCTATTCGGCGTCTTCCAGCGGCTGCACGGCGCCAAGGAATTTCCCGGCACCGGCATCGGCCTTGCCATTGTGCAGCGCGTCATTCACCGTCACGGCGGCCGGGTCTGGGCTGAGGCTGAGGTCGGCAAGGGGGCCAGCTTCTATTTCGTCCTCTGA
- a CDS encoding ribonuclease E/G yields the protein MSKAVSKKMLINVMHPEEARVAIVHDGRLMELNIEISGKEQTKGNIYKGVVLRVEPGLQAAFVDIGRPKPGFLQMGELHPDFWQWRDDVPEEQRKRRPRIQEVLRRGQELVVQVEKDERDNKGSALTSYLSLPGRYMVLMPGSDSSGISRKVEQESVRKQLKEIMAGMSIPEGIGYIVRTQAVGRTPEELQKDMENLLAMYEGIKKSATEIKGAGEIYRDKGLIIRFIRDYFSDDIDEVVVDSKEAFNEARDFFRETMPGCEKLVKLHKEKRPVFSRFQIEEQIDQIYEKRVSLPSGGSLIIEPTEALVSIDVNSGKSSGERGIEDTAFKTNMEAAEEVARQLRLRDLGGLIMIDFIDMRDRKHNHEVEKTLKQALKMDKARVNLGRISEFGILEMSRQRIAKTLNDAIHLACPHCEGRGKVKSVEAMALSFLRKVHGAAAKGNVCEVHGGLPLEVAYYLLNRKKRELAQIENDYDIEVTVKGKTSFLLNQMELEIVKREKKRPEEPARDDADNGEATQPALAVETVAAVPQEGEPSPENGATEGGKKRKRRRKKKKSATEGTAIPGQTEAESATEQSEEEHPLDQAPGEPTAARQAEEHEVPGAPAEEQTDEVTTEPTEEGEAAAAPKKRRRRRSRKVSKGAEESATAEESDETASAAEPLEVAPAELAAPAEPPAGETATEQPQAPETVPLETRSFESGPQEEPAVETTAVVAAAGPTAVETTPEEESTTQEAVAAETATAEAALKQLAPPEETSGEIVAPELLTAELLPEQPETPEPAAKPKRARAPRARKKTVATEEQQAVATTEAVPESAPAEAEPAVKKPRRRTAAKKSTPAADTTAEPVTEAPKPAPRKRRTKKDEQNQ from the coding sequence ATGAGCAAGGCCGTAAGCAAAAAGATGCTGATCAACGTCATGCACCCCGAAGAGGCCCGCGTGGCCATCGTGCATGACGGACGTCTGATGGAACTGAATATAGAGATAAGCGGCAAGGAGCAGACCAAGGGAAACATCTACAAAGGGGTCGTGCTGCGCGTGGAACCGGGGCTACAGGCCGCCTTCGTGGACATCGGCCGCCCCAAGCCCGGCTTCCTGCAGATGGGCGAACTGCACCCCGACTTCTGGCAGTGGCGGGACGACGTGCCCGAGGAGCAGCGCAAGCGCCGTCCCCGCATCCAGGAGGTGCTGCGCCGCGGCCAGGAACTGGTGGTGCAGGTGGAGAAGGACGAGCGCGACAACAAGGGCTCGGCCCTGACCAGCTACCTCTCCCTGCCGGGGCGCTACATGGTGCTCATGCCGGGAAGCGACTCCAGCGGCATCTCCCGCAAGGTGGAGCAGGAGAGCGTGCGCAAGCAGTTGAAAGAGATCATGGCCGGGATGAGCATCCCCGAGGGGATCGGCTATATCGTACGCACCCAGGCGGTGGGGCGCACCCCCGAGGAACTGCAGAAGGACATGGAAAACCTGCTGGCCATGTACGAGGGGATCAAAAAGAGCGCCACCGAGATAAAAGGGGCCGGCGAAATCTACCGCGACAAGGGGCTGATCATCCGCTTCATCCGCGACTACTTCTCCGACGACATCGACGAGGTGGTGGTGGACAGCAAGGAGGCCTTCAACGAGGCCAGGGACTTCTTCCGCGAAACCATGCCGGGCTGCGAAAAGCTGGTCAAGCTGCACAAGGAGAAACGGCCGGTCTTCTCCCGCTTCCAGATCGAGGAGCAGATCGACCAGATCTACGAGAAGCGGGTATCGCTCCCCTCCGGCGGCTCCCTGATCATCGAACCGACCGAAGCCCTGGTCAGCATCGACGTCAACTCCGGGAAATCCAGCGGCGAGCGGGGCATCGAGGACACCGCCTTCAAGACCAACATGGAGGCTGCCGAAGAGGTGGCCCGCCAGTTACGTCTGCGCGACCTGGGCGGTCTGATCATGATCGACTTCATCGACATGCGCGACCGCAAACATAACCACGAGGTGGAGAAGACCCTCAAGCAGGCCCTCAAGATGGACAAGGCACGGGTCAACCTGGGGCGCATCTCCGAGTTCGGCATCCTGGAGATGTCCCGCCAGCGCATCGCCAAGACCTTGAACGACGCCATCCACCTGGCGTGCCCCCACTGCGAGGGGCGCGGCAAGGTCAAATCGGTGGAGGCCATGGCGCTCTCCTTTCTGCGCAAGGTGCATGGCGCGGCGGCCAAGGGAAACGTATGCGAGGTGCATGGCGGCCTGCCGCTGGAAGTGGCCTACTACCTGCTCAACCGCAAGAAGCGGGAACTGGCCCAGATCGAAAATGACTACGACATCGAAGTAACGGTCAAGGGGAAGACATCCTTCCTGCTCAACCAGATGGAGCTGGAGATCGTCAAACGAGAGAAAAAGCGGCCCGAAGAGCCGGCCAGGGACGATGCGGACAACGGAGAGGCGACCCAACCGGCGCTCGCCGTCGAGACCGTCGCTGCTGTGCCCCAGGAGGGGGAGCCATCCCCGGAAAACGGGGCCACCGAAGGGGGCAAGAAGCGCAAACGCCGTCGCAAGAAGAAGAAATCAGCGACGGAGGGCACCGCGATACCCGGACAGACGGAGGCAGAATCTGCAACAGAGCAGTCCGAAGAGGAGCATCCTCTGGACCAGGCGCCAGGGGAGCCCACTGCCGCCCGGCAGGCCGAGGAGCACGAGGTGCCCGGTGCGCCAGCGGAGGAGCAGACTGACGAAGTAACTACGGAACCCACCGAGGAGGGTGAAGCGGCAGCGGCTCCCAAGAAACGCAGACGTCGGCGCAGCCGCAAGGTGAGCAAAGGCGCCGAGGAATCGGCAACGGCCGAGGAAAGCGATGAGACGGCGTCGGCCGCGGAACCGCTGGAAGTTGCCCCGGCGGAGCTGGCTGCGCCTGCCGAACCTCCGGCAGGGGAGACAGCGACGGAACAACCGCAAGCGCCGGAGACCGTTCCGCTGGAGACGCGCTCCTTCGAGTCCGGCCCCCAGGAAGAGCCGGCCGTAGAAACGACTGCAGTTGTCGCGGCAGCCGGGCCAACCGCTGTGGAGACGACTCCAGAAGAGGAGAGCACCACGCAAGAAGCCGTAGCCGCAGAAACCGCCACGGCCGAGGCTGCCTTGAAGCAGCTTGCCCCGCCCGAAGAGACTTCCGGTGAAATCGTCGCGCCGGAGCTCCTGACAGCGGAACTCCTCCCGGAACAGCCAGAAACGCCGGAACCGGCGGCCAAACCGAAGCGGGCCAGGGCGCCACGGGCCAGGAAGAAGACCGTGGCAACGGAGGAACAGCAGGCCGTCGCAACGACGGAGGCTGTTCCCGAGAGCGCTCCCGCCGAGGCCGAACCAGCGGTAAAAAAACCGCGACGGCGCACCGCGGCCAAGAAGAGCACACCCGCGGCAGACACGACCGCGGAGCCTGTTACGGAAGCACCGAAACCGGCCCCACGGAAACGTCGCACCAAAAAAGACGAACAAAACCAATGA
- the lysS gene encoding lysine--tRNA ligase, with the protein MEELSELLLQRRRKVDTLWEAGINPYPNDFRPEHTSADVFAAYGDKEQVDAEHDIFVVAGRILARRSFGKAAFIKIQDRKGRLQLYIKKDEIGEQAFADFETFDIGDIVGVEGFPFRTKTNELSLHAKKIRLLVKSLHPLPEKFHGLTDVETRYRQRYVDLIVNPESREIFIKRSRIINLIRAFMTARDFLEVETPMMQRIPGGATAKPFITHHNALDMQLFLRIAPELYLKRLVVGGMERVFEINRNFRNEGISVRHNPEFTMMEFYQAYATYEDLMNFTEELFCHVAQEVLGTLDFVNQGREISFQRPWKRLTVRDAILEYGDIDAKKLDDRDLALIYARSIGLDLPDDIGHGKLMMEIFEEVAEHKLIQPTFVTAYPTEVSPLSRKNDHNPDIVDRFELIVGGREIANAFSELNDPVDQKERFLSQVAEKAKGDEEAHYMDEDYIRALEYGLPPTAGEGIGIDRLVMLLTDSASIRDVILFPQLRKEKRD; encoded by the coding sequence ATGGAAGAACTGAGCGAACTGCTGCTCCAGAGAAGACGCAAGGTCGACACCCTCTGGGAAGCCGGCATTAATCCCTATCCCAACGATTTCAGACCAGAGCACACCTCAGCCGACGTCTTTGCCGCCTATGGCGATAAGGAGCAGGTAGACGCAGAGCATGACATATTCGTCGTGGCGGGGCGCATCCTGGCGCGCCGCTCCTTCGGCAAGGCAGCCTTCATCAAGATCCAGGACCGCAAGGGCCGCCTGCAGCTGTACATCAAGAAGGACGAGATTGGCGAACAGGCCTTCGCGGACTTCGAAACCTTCGACATCGGCGACATCGTCGGCGTTGAAGGTTTCCCCTTCCGCACCAAGACCAACGAACTCTCCCTGCACGCGAAGAAGATCCGCCTGCTGGTCAAGTCACTGCACCCCCTGCCGGAAAAGTTCCACGGCCTGACCGACGTGGAAACCCGCTACCGCCAGCGCTACGTCGACCTGATCGTCAACCCGGAATCGCGGGAGATATTCATCAAGCGCTCCCGCATCATCAACCTGATCCGCGCCTTCATGACCGCCCGGGACTTCCTGGAGGTGGAAACCCCCATGATGCAACGGATCCCGGGAGGCGCCACGGCCAAGCCATTCATCACCCATCACAACGCCCTGGACATGCAGCTCTTCCTGCGCATCGCGCCGGAACTGTACCTGAAACGGCTGGTCGTGGGGGGCATGGAGCGGGTCTTCGAGATCAACCGCAACTTCAGGAACGAGGGGATCTCCGTCCGCCACAACCCGGAATTCACCATGATGGAGTTCTACCAGGCCTACGCCACCTACGAGGACCTGATGAACTTCACCGAGGAACTGTTCTGCCATGTGGCCCAAGAGGTCCTGGGAACCCTGGACTTCGTCAACCAGGGCAGGGAGATCAGTTTCCAGCGCCCCTGGAAGCGCCTGACCGTGCGGGATGCCATCCTGGAGTACGGCGACATCGACGCCAAAAAACTGGATGATCGCGACCTGGCCCTGATCTATGCCCGCAGCATCGGCCTGGACCTGCCCGACGACATCGGCCATGGCAAGCTCATGATGGAGATCTTCGAGGAAGTGGCCGAGCACAAGCTGATCCAGCCCACCTTCGTCACCGCCTACCCCACCGAGGTATCGCCGCTCTCCCGCAAGAACGACCACAACCCGGACATCGTGGACCGCTTCGAGCTGATCGTCGGCGGCAGGGAGATCGCCAACGCCTTCTCCGAGCTGAACGATCCGGTGGACCAGAAGGAGCGCTTCCTCTCCCAAGTGGCCGAAAAGGCCAAGGGGGACGAAGAGGCCCACTACATGGACGAGGACTACATCCGAGCCCTGGAATACGGCCTCCCCCCCACCGCCGGCGAAGGGATTGGTATCGACAGGCTGGTGATGCTGTTGACCGACTCGGCCTCGATCCGCGACGTCATCCTCTTCCCGCAGCTGCGAAAGGAGAAACGGGATTAG
- the bamA gene encoding outer membrane protein assembly factor BamA — protein MAAVVLQLALSESAYAEGETIAEISVRGNRRIEASVIQNAIKLKVGDTLYSDKTDADLRAIHKLGHFQEVLVSTEETSKGTVLIYTVQEKPVIRDIRFEGNKELSSEKLTKDGLDLRRDTIFSVKDLSRSVEKIRKLYQDEGYYLVEVTPRTRMRSPSEMSVTFQVVENQKVLISSITFDGNRFFSNRKLRSFMETKQKWFLSWLTNAGTYRDEVLRNDALIIADQYQNNGYLNVKVGEPVVKLNEAKNSLEVLIGITEGEQYRIGDIEFAGDLLEPVSTMRAKLKSEPGAIFSRANVRADIITLTDLYGDKGYAFTNVTPLTKPLPESKSVNLTFDMEKGELVHIERIAISGNTKSRDKVVRREMRVTESGLFSATGMKRSKQNLMNTGYFEEANISTSKGSSGNLLNVSVDVKEKSTGSFSIGGGYSSLDGIIGQGSVSQTNFLGLGLKANFSASLGGSSSTFAIGLTDPYFRDTKWTLGADIYRSERDYLDYTRRVTGGDIKAGYPINDFVSTFFMYKYEIKKLFDPEDAYEKYNEIDPDNFPLDTTSTSSIMASISHNNTDYRIDPSTGFVNNLSAEYAGLGGDNRFAKFTTDHTWFHPLYKKLIFSTKLSLGYIQEVGKDIPIDDKFYLGGIYSLRGYKSRTVCPTKTITVDGDEDRVYMGGSKEFFGNTELTFPILSESGFKGVVFFDYGNSDDKTSKLFNNILMSYGAGIRWASPLGPLRLEYGIPINPREDIDKKSGRFEFSIGGMF, from the coding sequence ATGGCTGCGGTAGTCCTGCAGCTGGCCCTGTCGGAGTCGGCTTACGCCGAAGGCGAGACCATCGCCGAAATATCCGTCAGGGGCAACCGGCGCATCGAGGCGTCGGTCATTCAGAACGCCATCAAGCTGAAGGTCGGCGACACGCTCTACAGCGACAAGACCGATGCCGACCTGCGCGCCATACACAAGCTGGGGCACTTCCAGGAGGTGCTGGTCTCCACCGAGGAAACATCCAAGGGAACAGTGCTGATCTACACCGTGCAGGAAAAGCCGGTCATCCGCGACATCAGGTTCGAGGGAAACAAGGAACTCTCCAGCGAAAAGCTCACCAAGGACGGGCTGGATCTGCGGCGGGACACCATCTTTTCCGTCAAGGACCTGAGCAGGAGCGTGGAAAAGATCAGGAAGCTCTACCAGGACGAGGGGTATTACCTGGTGGAGGTAACTCCGCGTACCAGGATGCGCTCCCCCTCTGAAATGTCGGTCACCTTCCAGGTCGTCGAGAACCAGAAGGTCCTGATCAGCTCGATCACCTTCGACGGCAACCGGTTCTTCAGCAACCGCAAACTGCGCAGTTTCATGGAAACCAAGCAGAAGTGGTTCCTCTCCTGGCTGACCAACGCCGGCACCTACCGGGACGAAGTGCTGAGAAACGACGCGCTGATCATCGCCGACCAGTACCAGAACAACGGCTACCTGAACGTCAAGGTGGGCGAACCGGTGGTCAAGCTGAACGAGGCCAAGAATTCCCTGGAGGTCCTGATCGGCATCACCGAAGGGGAGCAGTACCGCATCGGCGACATCGAGTTCGCCGGAGACCTGCTGGAGCCGGTCTCCACCATGCGCGCAAAGCTGAAATCGGAGCCGGGCGCCATTTTCAGCCGCGCCAACGTCCGCGCCGACATCATCACCCTGACCGACCTGTACGGCGACAAGGGGTACGCCTTCACCAACGTCACGCCGCTGACCAAGCCGTTGCCGGAGAGCAAATCAGTCAACCTGACCTTCGACATGGAGAAGGGGGAACTGGTCCACATCGAGCGCATCGCCATCTCCGGCAACACCAAGAGCCGCGACAAGGTGGTCCGCCGCGAAATGAGGGTCACCGAATCCGGCCTCTTCAGCGCCACCGGCATGAAACGCAGCAAGCAGAACCTGATGAACACCGGCTATTTCGAAGAGGCCAACATCTCCACCTCCAAGGGGAGCAGCGGCAACCTGCTCAACGTCAGCGTGGACGTCAAGGAGAAATCCACCGGCAGCTTCAGCATCGGCGGCGGCTACAGCTCCCTTGACGGCATTATCGGACAGGGTTCCGTCTCCCAGACCAATTTCCTGGGACTGGGACTCAAAGCCAATTTCTCCGCCTCCCTGGGGGGCAGCTCCTCGACCTTTGCCATCGGCCTGACCGACCCCTATTTCCGCGACACGAAATGGACCTTGGGCGCCGACATCTACCGCTCCGAGCGCGACTACCTGGATTACACCCGCCGGGTCACCGGCGGCGACATAAAGGCCGGCTATCCCATCAACGACTTCGTCAGCACCTTCTTCATGTACAAGTACGAGATCAAGAAACTCTTCGATCCGGAAGATGCCTACGAAAAATACAATGAAATAGATCCGGACAACTTTCCGCTGGACACGACGTCTACCAGTTCCATCATGGCCAGCATCAGCCACAACAACACCGATTACCGCATCGATCCCAGTACCGGTTTCGTCAACAACCTGTCAGCCGAGTATGCAGGTCTGGGGGGTGACAACCGCTTCGCCAAGTTCACCACCGACCACACCTGGTTTCACCCGCTCTACAAGAAGCTGATCTTCTCCACCAAACTGAGCCTGGGCTACATCCAGGAGGTTGGCAAGGATATCCCCATCGACGACAAGTTCTACCTGGGGGGCATCTACTCGCTGCGCGGCTACAAATCCCGCACGGTCTGCCCCACGAAAACCATAACCGTGGACGGCGACGAGGACCGGGTCTACATGGGCGGCAGCAAGGAGTTCTTCGGCAATACGGAGCTGACCTTCCCGATCCTGTCCGAATCCGGCTTCAAGGGAGTGGTATTCTTCGACTACGGCAACTCCGACGACAAGACTAGCAAGCTGTTCAACAACATACTGATGAGCTATGGCGCAGGCATCCGCTGGGCATCCCCCCTGGGCCCGCTGCGCCTTGAGTACGGCATACCGATCAACCCCCGCGAGGACATAGACAAGAAAAGCGGGCGATTCGAGTTTTCCATCGGCGGCATGTTCTAG
- a CDS encoding OmpH family outer membrane protein — protein MKRLILAVILLGCITTGAAFAAEAKNAAKIGYIDMQRAINTSDSGKQAKEQLAARLKKYQDEINSRQNELKRLKEDLEKQGMLLSEAARSAKEKDYQQKLKEFQRFTKDAQEELQAKDEELTRKILEGMEKVIQEFGKNNGYTFIFVRNESMLFADDKADLTEEVLKLYNATHKK, from the coding sequence ATGAAACGTCTTATTCTGGCCGTGATTCTACTGGGCTGCATCACCACGGGAGCCGCATTCGCCGCCGAAGCGAAGAACGCTGCCAAGATCGGTTATATTGACATGCAGCGCGCCATCAACACCTCCGATTCCGGCAAGCAGGCCAAGGAGCAGCTGGCGGCACGCCTGAAGAAGTACCAGGACGAGATCAACAGCCGCCAGAACGAACTGAAGCGTTTGAAGGAAGACCTGGAGAAACAGGGCATGCTCCTGTCCGAAGCGGCCCGTTCCGCCAAGGAGAAGGACTACCAGCAGAAACTGAAGGAGTTCCAGCGTTTTACCAAGGATGCCCAGGAAGAGTTGCAGGCCAAGGACGAGGAACTGACCCGCAAGATCCTGGAGGGGATGGAGAAGGTAATCCAGGAGTTCGGTAAAAACAACGGCTACACCTTCATCTTCGTCAGAAACGAGAGCATGCTCTTCGCCGACGACAAGGCCGACCTGACCGAAGAGGTGCTCAAGCTGTACAACGCTACCCACAAAAAATAG